In the genome of Streptomyces sp. NBC_00190, one region contains:
- a CDS encoding DUF6247 family protein, producing the protein MERPLNNIADRNAISVGTWIRFGVPAFERDWAKALEDSRHTYSLTPLHDVVRTWQLRVAAAPAIDAYMDSGRDETGFVDVDDILGTRR; encoded by the coding sequence TTGGAACGGCCACTCAACAACATCGCAGACCGGAACGCCATCAGCGTTGGAACCTGGATCAGATTCGGGGTGCCGGCCTTCGAGCGGGACTGGGCCAAGGCCCTGGAGGACTCCCGCCACACCTACAGCCTCACCCCGCTCCACGACGTCGTCCGCACCTGGCAGCTGCGCGTCGCCGCGGCCCCGGCCATCGACGCGTACATGGACTCCGGCCGCGACGAGACCGGCTTCGTCGATGTGGACGACATCCTCGGTACCCGCCGGTGA
- a CDS encoding IS630 family transposase (programmed frameshift), translated as MRYPQGGGLTAERQAFRERVRMEAVGMFADGRGSTEIAKELRVSVRSVQRWRRAWREAGQDAVRSRGPASRPKLNKMLFAVLEEELAKGPVAHGWPDQRWTLARIKTLIGRRFHKSMTLSGISQMLRRHGWSHQVPARRAVERDEAAVAGWVKDVAARGTTAAALKAWLVFEDKAGFSMTPPASRAWSRRGTTPVIRVRGRSQRRFSIAALCCYKPGERSRLIYRPRRHTDHKSGGRKSFAWTEYRDLLIAAHQQLDGPIVLIWDNLNVHKDHRMRAFIDATDWLTVYHLPPYAPDLNPVEGIWSVLRRTSQTNTAFTDPDHLIRQLRHRLRQIQYRSDVVDGCLTATGLTLTTPHLQPQ; from the exons ATGAGGTATCCGCAGGGTGGGGGTCTGACCGCGGAGAGGCAAGCGTTCCGTGAGCGGGTCCGGATGGAAGCGGTCGGTATGTTCGCCGATGGGCGGGGCAGTACGGAGATCGCGAAGGAGTTACGGGTCAGCGTCCGGTCGGTTCAGCGGTGGCGGCGAGCCTGGCGGGAGGCTGGTCAGGACGCGGTTCGTTCCCGCGGTCCGGCATCCCGACCGAAGCTCAACAAAATGCTGTTCGCGGTGCTCGAGGAGGAGTTGGCCAAGGGGCCGGTCGCTCATGGGTGGCCTGATCAGCGGTGGACGCTGGCCAGGATCAAGACCTTGATCGGCCGCCGGTTCCACAAGTCCATGACGTTGTCGGGCATTTCCCAGATGCTGCGGCGGCACGGCTGGAGTCACCAGGTTCCGGCCCGTCGGGCCGTCGAGCGTGACGAGGCGGCCGTGGCCGGCTGGGTGAAAGAC GTGGCCGCACGTGGAACCACCGCGGCGGCGCTCAAGGCCTGGCTCGTGTTCGAAGACAAAGCCGGGTTTTCGATGACGCCGCCGGCCTCACGCGCCTGGAGCCGACGCGGAACCACTCCGGTCATCCGGGTCCGCGGCCGTTCCCAGCGACGCTTCTCCATCGCAGCCCTGTGCTGCTACAAACCCGGCGAACGCTCCCGCCTCATCTACCGGCCCAGACGGCATACCGACCACAAGAGCGGCGGCCGCAAGAGCTTCGCCTGGACCGAGTACCGCGACCTCCTCATCGCCGCCCACCAGCAGCTCGACGGCCCCATCGTCCTCATCTGGGACAACCTCAACGTCCACAAAGACCACCGGATGCGGGCCTTCATCGACGCCACAGACTGGCTCACCGTCTACCACCTGCCGCCCTACGCCCCCGACCTCAACCCCGTGGAAGGGATCTGGTCGGTCCTCCGCCGAACAAGCCAGACCAACACCGCCTTCACCGACCCGGACCACCTCATCCGCCAGCTACGACATCGCCTCCGCCAGATCCAATACCGCAGCGACGTCGTCGACGGATGCCTCACAGCGACCGGACTCACACTGACGACACCACACCTACAACCTCAGTAA
- a CDS encoding RICIN domain-containing protein, translating into MSTIFALVAALLGAGAQQAQAAGETSHQCRYTGDGKNAEDCVFMLAKDQRAMDVPWSSSDSGTWLQAYDRHDGSNQVFSLQPQGDGSFQIKTNSGLCLMPGWWDSTWRMRPVEQQRCDGSQKYQYWYFEPGQSKGSGTTFMIRNVVDDQCMDVASSWLAGHSDYLNMWPCHGKENQLWGSRFGGGKDFTTDWAAKYALTKCDAAVLAHSAYPYCSYSQTQAAVTGNDAGVALCLQAQHTDAAIPSTTVDYKVTNSTSTITTDSIANGTKETITVKLGSSSDFWHADFAVEASQLITHSVQTGTTNTEEKTYHAVVPAAPAHSTTWVKAFPVSKTYTGRFVFAKGSWDEWTYSTDAEITVTYPAGSGATMMYDSGVAADKLDENGQWVRQPACISDGPTRSMTTPDQPAPAPVQPQKPATASSFHSGFEPSDPAPAWTHAADTAGGGLHNVDGPQAGIGSDGTAHTGTGALVYSGSTRTGTDHADAYMKVYDLSGSPLAIGTAVPDRKALSYWIYPQSHVTAASVAEGARNSACAAVDLVFTDGSTLRDSWSWDQRGHRISPAEQCTALTLDTWNHVTVSLDENAGKQISRILVGYDQKTPGSGSYRGYIDDIAIS; encoded by the coding sequence GTGTCGACGATTTTCGCGTTGGTCGCCGCCCTACTGGGGGCGGGGGCCCAGCAGGCGCAGGCGGCCGGAGAGACGTCCCATCAGTGCCGCTACACCGGTGACGGCAAGAACGCCGAGGACTGTGTCTTCATGCTCGCCAAGGACCAGCGGGCGATGGACGTGCCCTGGAGTTCGTCCGATTCCGGGACGTGGCTGCAGGCCTATGACCGCCACGACGGCTCCAACCAGGTGTTTTCGTTGCAACCGCAGGGTGACGGAAGTTTCCAGATCAAGACGAATTCCGGGTTGTGTCTGATGCCGGGATGGTGGGACTCCACCTGGCGGATGCGGCCTGTGGAGCAACAGCGGTGCGACGGCTCCCAGAAGTATCAGTACTGGTATTTCGAACCGGGTCAGTCCAAAGGCTCGGGAACGACGTTCATGATCCGCAACGTAGTCGACGACCAATGCATGGACGTGGCGAGCAGCTGGCTCGCCGGCCACTCCGACTACCTGAACATGTGGCCGTGTCACGGCAAGGAGAACCAGTTGTGGGGCTCCCGCTTCGGCGGCGGGAAGGACTTCACCACTGACTGGGCCGCCAAGTACGCGCTGACCAAATGTGATGCCGCCGTCCTTGCGCATTCGGCCTACCCGTACTGCAGCTACAGCCAGACGCAGGCGGCGGTGACCGGCAACGATGCAGGGGTGGCCCTGTGCCTGCAGGCGCAGCACACCGACGCAGCGATCCCGTCGACCACCGTCGACTACAAGGTGACCAACAGCACCTCCACCATCACGACGGATTCCATCGCCAACGGCACGAAGGAAACCATTACCGTCAAGCTGGGTTCCTCCAGTGATTTCTGGCACGCCGACTTCGCGGTCGAGGCATCCCAGCTGATCACCCATTCGGTCCAGACCGGTACGACCAACACGGAGGAGAAGACCTACCACGCCGTGGTCCCCGCGGCGCCTGCACACTCCACGACCTGGGTGAAGGCCTTCCCGGTCAGCAAGACCTACACCGGTCGGTTCGTCTTCGCCAAGGGCAGTTGGGACGAGTGGACCTACTCCACCGACGCCGAGATCACCGTCACCTACCCCGCCGGGTCGGGGGCCACCATGATGTACGACTCCGGTGTCGCTGCGGACAAGCTCGACGAGAACGGCCAATGGGTACGACAGCCCGCCTGCATCAGTGACGGACCGACCCGGAGCATGACCACACCAGACCAGCCCGCACCGGCTCCCGTCCAGCCGCAAAAGCCGGCCACGGCCAGCAGCTTCCACTCTGGCTTCGAGCCGAGTGATCCGGCACCGGCCTGGACCCACGCAGCCGACACGGCCGGGGGAGGCCTCCACAACGTCGACGGCCCGCAGGCAGGCATCGGCAGTGATGGAACCGCCCACACCGGCACCGGCGCACTGGTGTACTCCGGATCCACCCGGACCGGCACGGACCATGCCGACGCCTACATGAAGGTCTACGACCTGAGTGGCAGCCCGCTGGCCATCGGCACCGCGGTGCCTGACAGAAAGGCCCTCAGCTACTGGATCTACCCGCAGAGCCACGTCACCGCCGCCTCGGTCGCCGAAGGGGCGAGAAACAGCGCATGTGCCGCCGTGGACCTGGTATTCACCGACGGCAGCACCCTGCGTGACAGCTGGTCCTGGGACCAAAGGGGCCACCGGATAAGCCCCGCCGAACAGTGCACGGCCCTCACTCTCGACACCTGGAACCACGTCACGGTCAGCCTCGACGAGAACGCGGGCAAGCAGATCAGCCGGATATTGGTCGGCTACGACCAGAAGACCCCGGGCTCCGGCAGCTACCGCGGCTACATCGACGACATAGCCATCAGCTGA
- a CDS encoding TetR/AcrR family transcriptional regulator produces the protein MSPKQQRGEATVEQVLDAALCLYASSGEAGLTVGAITKASGVSSGSIYHHFGSLDGVVAVLAQRSLEQLLKTLVTALVQATDARSGIHAVVLAYLGFAQAHPDSARLLHSVTADREGMAHAREIRDSQEARLTPIALWIHAHQESGELAKLSTPVIESLVLGPVIGVVRRWLTVGDLDLEEAANALPEHIWRSVRR, from the coding sequence ATGAGCCCGAAGCAACAACGCGGCGAAGCCACCGTCGAACAGGTCCTGGACGCAGCGCTGTGCCTCTATGCCTCGTCAGGGGAAGCCGGTCTCACCGTCGGCGCCATCACCAAAGCCAGCGGGGTCAGTTCCGGAAGCATCTACCACCACTTCGGCAGTCTCGACGGCGTGGTCGCCGTACTCGCGCAGCGCTCGTTGGAGCAGCTTCTGAAGACTCTGGTGACAGCGTTGGTCCAGGCAACAGACGCCCGTTCCGGTATCCACGCCGTTGTCCTGGCCTACTTGGGCTTCGCGCAGGCCCATCCGGACTCAGCCCGTCTCTTGCACTCCGTCACCGCGGATCGTGAAGGCATGGCCCACGCGCGGGAGATCCGTGACTCCCAGGAAGCTCGGCTGACACCGATCGCCCTCTGGATCCACGCGCACCAGGAATCCGGCGAACTCGCCAAACTCTCCACCCCCGTGATCGAATCCCTCGTGCTGGGGCCGGTTATCGGTGTTGTCCGCCGCTGGCTCACCGTAGGGGACCTGGACCTGGAGGAAGCCGCCAACGCGCTGCCCGAACACATCTGGCGGTCGGTCCGCCGTTAG
- a CDS encoding AEC family transporter, with product MIALTVKALIPVVLLIALGYALKRSMITAEGFWSAAERLSYHVLLPALFLHSLATADTDDLPVAALAGTLVASTVTVAVLIIAFRPMMRLQDDGFTSVFQGSVRFNNYIGVTIAAGLYGAQGIATAAVCNAAIVPTVNILCVLVFARFGSARLSLAGIVKQLVTNPLILACAGGILLQALDLRLPPGIEPALQALGAASMPLGLLCIGAALRFGAARSWAAPILTSSSVKFALMPAATFLTVQMVGLGSQALIIAVLFQALPTASSSYIMARQLGGDAPLMAGITATQTLLGIGAVPLVLALVSA from the coding sequence GTGATCGCACTGACCGTCAAGGCCCTGATCCCGGTCGTCCTGCTGATCGCGCTGGGCTACGCGCTCAAGCGATCGATGATCACGGCCGAGGGCTTCTGGTCCGCAGCCGAGCGCCTCAGCTATCACGTGCTGCTGCCGGCTCTGTTCCTGCACAGTCTGGCTACGGCCGACACCGACGATCTGCCGGTAGCGGCCCTGGCAGGCACTCTGGTCGCCTCCACGGTGACAGTCGCCGTGCTGATCATCGCCTTCAGGCCCATGATGCGACTGCAAGACGACGGCTTCACCTCCGTCTTCCAGGGCAGCGTCAGGTTCAACAACTACATCGGCGTGACCATCGCCGCCGGCCTGTACGGCGCCCAGGGCATCGCCACCGCCGCGGTCTGCAACGCGGCGATCGTGCCCACGGTCAACATCTTGTGCGTGCTGGTCTTCGCGCGGTTCGGGAGCGCACGCCTGAGCCTTGCGGGCATCGTCAAACAGCTCGTGACCAACCCGCTCATCCTCGCCTGCGCGGGAGGCATCCTCCTCCAGGCTCTCGATCTGCGCCTGCCGCCGGGCATCGAGCCCGCGCTCCAGGCACTCGGAGCCGCCTCGATGCCGCTGGGGCTGCTGTGCATCGGCGCCGCGCTGCGCTTCGGTGCGGCACGGTCGTGGGCGGCGCCGATCCTCACGTCGTCGTCCGTCAAGTTCGCCCTCATGCCCGCCGCGACCTTCCTGACGGTTCAGATGGTCGGCCTGGGCTCCCAGGCGCTGATCATCGCCGTGCTCTTCCAGGCCCTGCCCACGGCATCGTCCTCGTACATCATGGCGAGGCAACTCGGCGGCGACGCACCGCTGATGGCCGGGATCACCGCGACGCAGACACTTCTGGGGATCGGCGCCGTCCCGCTCGTCCTGGCGCTGGTCTCGGCATAG
- a CDS encoding IS630 family transposase (programmed frameshift) yields MRYADGGGLTPAGRQRRETVRMQAAELFEQQVKPSEVARRLRVSVKSAYQWHQLWRDGGVEALASRGPSGSRCRLSPRCLEKLAVYLEEGPAAHGWVEDQVWTASRVATLIGRKFHISYSVSGATRLMHRLGFSPQVPARRVAERDEQAVTVWREATWAEVKGPGRPAGATSASRTKPASPDGRPGDGPGAGAYITPVVTVSGRRSGRLSVAGLIAMRTRLCHRVRTHPAGKGTRRSMGERDFIALVDGVHQLVRAPIVLVWDRLNTHVSRRMQEFVAEREWLTVFLLPAYSPDLNPVEGVWAHVKRSLANLAVMALDRLEVLVRNRLKRLQYRPHTLDGFIAGTGLTLDAPASP; encoded by the exons GTGAGATACGCGGATGGGGGTGGGCTGACCCCTGCGGGGCGTCAGCGCCGGGAGACGGTACGGATGCAGGCGGCTGAGCTGTTCGAGCAACAGGTCAAGCCGTCGGAAGTCGCCCGGCGGCTGCGGGTGAGCGTGAAGTCGGCTTATCAGTGGCATCAGTTGTGGCGGGACGGCGGTGTTGAGGCTCTGGCCTCCCGCGGTCCGAGCGGGAGTCGGTGCCGGCTGTCCCCGCGGTGTCTGGAGAAGCTGGCCGTGTATCTGGAGGAGGGTCCGGCCGCGCACGGCTGGGTGGAGGATCAGGTGTGGACCGCATCGAGGGTGGCCACGCTGATCGGCAGGAAGTTCCACATTTCCTACAGCGTCTCGGGTGCCACCCGGTTGATGCACCGGCTCGGCTTCAGTCCGCAGGTGCCCGCGCGGCGGGTGGCCGAACGCGACGAGCAGGCCGTCACCGTGTGGCGGGAGGCGACCTGGGCGGAGGTAAAAGGGCCCGGGCGGCCTGCGGGGGCTACGTCTGCTTCGAGGACGAAGCCGGCTTCACCCGACGGCCGCCCCGGGGACGGACCTGGGGCCGGCGCATA TATCACCCCGGTCGTGACAGTCAGCGGTCGCCGTTCGGGACGGCTGTCGGTGGCCGGGCTGATCGCGATGCGGACCCGGCTGTGTCACCGCGTTCGGACCCACCCCGCCGGCAAAGGAACACGTCGCAGCATGGGCGAGCGGGACTTCATCGCTCTGGTCGACGGAGTCCACCAGCTGGTCAGGGCGCCGATCGTGCTGGTCTGGGACCGGCTGAACACCCACGTCTCCCGCAGGATGCAGGAATTCGTGGCCGAGCGTGAGTGGCTGACAGTCTTCCTGCTGCCCGCCTACTCACCCGACCTGAACCCCGTCGAAGGCGTCTGGGCACACGTCAAACGCAGCCTCGCCAACCTCGCCGTCATGGCACTCGACCGCCTCGAAGTACTCGTCCGCAACCGACTCAAACGCCTTCAATACCGGCCCCACACACTCGACGGCTTCATAGCCGGCACCGGCCTCACCCTCGACGCACCAGCCTCACCTTGA
- a CDS encoding outer membrane protein assembly factor BamB family protein, whose protein sequence is MRPGHLSRRTLLRLGVGAGAAVTVASCRSVGGRDGSSPSSSGSGGAAPSWHTWRHATGGWVQASPAVADGVVYIGSHDKSLYALDASTGALHWAFATGDSVQSSAAVADGVVYFGSHDTNLYAVDAATGLKRWSFPTRSWVASSPVVADGVVYVGSHDANVYAIDAATCTKKWAFPTGKWIPSSPAIADGVLYIGSMDGNVYAIDAATGTKKWGFPTGEYVTASPAVVDGVVYIGGRNGNLYALDAATGSKKWAFTTGGWISWTPAVVDGAVYFGEGRDVYALDAATGTQKWGFRTRGAIMSSLAMVGGVVYVGSLDKSVYALDAANGTKKWAFTTEQEIHSSPTVVGGLVYVGSNDGNVYALDAATGAGPALPSPTAAAPAETPTAWT, encoded by the coding sequence GTGAGGCCGGGACACCTCAGTCGGCGGACACTGCTGCGGCTGGGCGTCGGAGCGGGCGCTGCGGTCACCGTCGCCAGCTGCAGGAGCGTCGGCGGGAGAGACGGCAGCAGTCCCAGCAGCAGCGGTAGCGGCGGTGCGGCCCCTTCGTGGCATACGTGGCGACACGCCACCGGTGGCTGGGTCCAAGCGTCACCGGCAGTAGCCGACGGGGTGGTGTACATCGGCAGCCACGACAAGAGCCTCTACGCGCTGGATGCGAGCACCGGCGCCCTGCATTGGGCCTTCGCCACCGGCGACTCGGTTCAATCGTCGGCTGCGGTGGCCGACGGGGTAGTGTACTTCGGCAGCCACGACACGAACCTGTACGCGGTGGACGCGGCCACCGGGCTCAAGAGGTGGTCCTTTCCCACCCGCAGCTGGGTCGCCTCGTCGCCCGTGGTGGCCGACGGGGTGGTATATGTCGGCAGCCACGACGCGAACGTGTACGCCATCGACGCCGCCACGTGCACCAAGAAGTGGGCCTTTCCCACCGGAAAATGGATCCCATCGTCTCCAGCAATCGCGGACGGGGTTCTGTACATCGGCAGCATGGACGGGAACGTGTACGCCATCGACGCCGCCACCGGCACCAAAAAGTGGGGCTTCCCCACCGGGGAATACGTCACCGCGTCTCCAGCGGTGGTCGACGGGGTGGTGTACATCGGGGGCCGCAACGGGAACCTGTACGCGCTGGACGCCGCCACCGGTAGCAAGAAGTGGGCCTTCACCACCGGGGGATGGATCAGCTGGACCCCCGCAGTCGTTGATGGGGCGGTGTACTTCGGTGAGGGCAGGGACGTGTACGCCTTAGACGCCGCGACCGGCACCCAGAAGTGGGGCTTCAGGACACGTGGCGCGATCATGTCATCGCTGGCCATGGTCGGCGGGGTGGTGTACGTCGGCAGCCTCGACAAGAGCGTGTACGCCCTCGATGCCGCCAACGGCACCAAGAAGTGGGCGTTCACCACCGAGCAAGAGATCCACTCGTCCCCGACCGTCGTCGGCGGACTCGTGTACGTCGGCAGCAACGACGGGAACGTGTACGCCCTCGACGCGGCGACCGGCGCGGGACCGGCGTTGCCCTCTCCAACCGCCGCTGCGCCGGCGGAGACACCCACGGCCTGGACCTGA
- a CDS encoding CGNR zinc finger domain-containing protein, with protein sequence MKFEHDNMVGVHLAVSLVNLESSGAWGAEALERALQEHAIRRSRVTGSAGEKLRAWSRRLRPVFEAASQDERCEMINALLADGAGSVYLTTHDDLRPHLHFAPDGQDVQSRVKAVTAGALAIFTMEAEGERLGVCSLDSCRTAFVDTSRSGRRAYCCARCANTDAVRRHRMKRR encoded by the coding sequence GTGAAGTTTGAACATGACAACATGGTCGGGGTCCACCTGGCCGTGTCGCTGGTAAATCTCGAGTCCAGTGGTGCCTGGGGGGCTGAGGCACTGGAACGGGCCCTGCAAGAGCATGCGATCCGGCGTTCGCGTGTCACTGGCTCGGCCGGTGAGAAGCTCAGGGCGTGGTCGCGGCGTTTGAGGCCCGTTTTCGAGGCTGCCTCGCAGGACGAGCGGTGCGAGATGATCAACGCTCTGCTCGCGGACGGCGCTGGAAGCGTGTACCTGACCACGCACGACGACTTGCGGCCACATCTGCACTTCGCACCGGACGGCCAGGACGTCCAAAGCCGTGTGAAAGCCGTGACTGCGGGAGCTCTGGCCATCTTCACCATGGAGGCCGAGGGGGAACGGCTGGGCGTCTGCTCGCTGGACTCCTGTCGGACCGCCTTCGTCGACACCAGCCGCAGCGGTCGCCGCGCCTACTGTTGCGCGCGCTGTGCCAACACCGATGCGGTCCGCCGCCACCGCATGAAGCGGCGCTAG
- a CDS encoding WD40 repeat domain-containing protein, producing MELAPSATIEVDAANLSPYLAYSPDGKLLAVALKTSVTLLDAVSGAHIAALTAKDLMMTQDLTFAGGLLALGYVKPPTWENHVAGDVGGIMVWDVATQQEVAAITSPSEGLALEGMSAVALSPDGRLVAGARNASDGIGKVPVWDVRSGAHVKDVLVGAGEGTQTSSVRSVAFSPDGKILAAGHGTALKGGVTLFDTSSWSQIAALPVEAATAFGVIDLAFTPDGKSLIGASRTISVWDVASHKLTATIGTEADDYESLAMSPDGSFVAAPSGSSENGGITLWALPSGKEIISVPTGRRHAADIALHPDGRTLATSTSDGKTYSTVQLWKIKQRTA from the coding sequence GTGGAACTCGCGCCGTCGGCGACGATCGAGGTTGACGCGGCCAACCTGAGCCCATACCTCGCGTACAGCCCTGACGGGAAGCTGTTGGCCGTTGCTCTCAAGACCAGCGTCACGCTGTTGGACGCAGTATCCGGGGCGCACATCGCCGCACTGACAGCGAAGGACCTGATGATGACCCAGGATCTCACGTTCGCGGGCGGCCTGCTCGCTCTTGGCTATGTGAAGCCACCGACTTGGGAAAACCACGTAGCAGGGGACGTGGGTGGGATCATGGTCTGGGACGTTGCCACGCAGCAGGAAGTCGCAGCGATCACCTCACCCTCCGAAGGCCTGGCCCTGGAGGGCATGTCGGCGGTGGCGCTCAGCCCGGACGGCAGGCTGGTGGCCGGTGCCCGGAACGCGAGCGACGGCATCGGCAAGGTCCCCGTGTGGGACGTACGTTCCGGTGCGCACGTCAAGGACGTGCTGGTCGGAGCCGGCGAGGGCACCCAAACAAGCAGCGTGCGAAGTGTCGCCTTCAGCCCGGACGGGAAGATCTTGGCCGCAGGACACGGCACGGCACTCAAGGGCGGCGTGACCCTGTTCGACACCTCCTCCTGGTCACAGATCGCTGCGCTGCCAGTAGAGGCCGCGACCGCCTTCGGGGTGATCGACCTCGCCTTCACCCCGGACGGCAAGAGCCTGATCGGGGCCTCCCGAACAATCTCAGTCTGGGACGTCGCCTCACACAAGCTCACCGCCACCATTGGGACCGAGGCCGATGACTACGAGAGCCTGGCAATGAGCCCGGACGGTTCCTTCGTTGCCGCACCCAGCGGCAGCTCCGAAAACGGAGGCATCACGCTGTGGGCCCTGCCGTCCGGCAAGGAAATCATCTCCGTGCCGACCGGTCGCAGGCACGCCGCCGACATCGCCCTCCACCCGGACGGCCGCACACTCGCCACCTCTACCTCCGACGGCAAGACGTACTCCACCGTGCAACTGTGGAAGATCAAGCAGCGGACCGCATGA